The Virgibacillus dokdonensis genome includes a window with the following:
- a CDS encoding YjiH family protein, producing the protein MEKTKIREEQSLSDKRAAWKFVLFSLFGIISFFVPVPIGGESSILLDHIVSGIKTTLPMFVIHSYTVLILFLGAVYPIANKTWRDSFINVILTLFKVVGFVFGTMLVWNVGPAWLFHPDLGPFLLQQLIIPVGILIPIGSMFLALLVNYGFLEFVGVFMQAIMRPVFKTPGRSAIDAVASFVGSYSIGLLVTNRVFNQGKYTIREASIIATGFSTVSVTFMIVIANTLNLMDFWNLYFWMSLIITFVVTAITVRIWPLSRIKNTYISGKGNPETIIKKNRLYHGWKEGIYAANRAPSIFSSVVAHLKEGLMMTMNTLPSIMSVGLLGLVLAYYTPLFDWLAYIFVPITWLLQAPEALLTAKAAAISISEIFLPSLLVVEAELATRFIVAVLSVSSILFFSAVIPVIISTDIPIPISKMIIIWFQRVVLTLFIIIPIAKLIF; encoded by the coding sequence ATGGAAAAAACAAAAATTCGAGAGGAGCAATCGTTATCGGATAAAAGAGCCGCTTGGAAGTTTGTGCTATTCAGTTTGTTTGGGATCATTTCTTTCTTTGTTCCCGTACCAATTGGAGGAGAATCATCAATTTTACTCGACCATATTGTAAGTGGAATTAAAACCACCCTCCCCATGTTTGTCATACATAGTTATACTGTTCTCATTCTTTTTCTTGGTGCTGTCTATCCAATAGCTAATAAGACATGGAGAGATAGTTTTATTAATGTAATCCTTACTTTATTTAAAGTTGTTGGATTTGTTTTTGGAACCATGCTTGTATGGAACGTTGGGCCAGCTTGGCTCTTTCATCCTGATCTCGGGCCATTTTTATTACAACAATTAATCATACCTGTTGGTATTTTAATACCCATAGGATCTATGTTTTTAGCATTACTTGTTAACTATGGATTTTTAGAGTTCGTTGGCGTATTTATGCAAGCAATTATGCGCCCTGTTTTTAAAACTCCAGGACGCTCAGCAATTGATGCAGTTGCATCGTTTGTCGGTAGTTATTCGATAGGTTTATTAGTAACAAATCGAGTCTTTAATCAGGGTAAATACACAATTCGAGAGGCTTCCATTATTGCTACTGGCTTTTCTACAGTTTCTGTTACGTTCATGATAGTTATTGCAAATACGTTAAATCTAATGGATTTTTGGAACTTGTACTTTTGGATGTCTTTAATCATAACGTTTGTTGTAACAGCTATTACAGTAAGAATTTGGCCCTTAAGCAGGATAAAGAATACGTACATTAGCGGAAAAGGAAATCCTGAAACGATCATCAAAAAGAATCGATTATATCATGGATGGAAAGAAGGCATTTATGCGGCAAATCGAGCTCCTAGTATATTTTCTAGTGTAGTTGCGCATTTAAAAGAAGGATTAATGATGACAATGAATACACTCCCTTCCATAATGTCTGTAGGTCTACTTGGTTTAGTACTTGCCTATTATACACCACTATTTGATTGGTTGGCTTATATTTTTGTTCCAATTACATGGCTCTTACAAGCACCTGAAGCTCTATTAACTGCGAAAGCTGCTGCTATTTCCATTTCGGAGATATTTTTACCATCTTTACTTGTGGTGGAAGCTGAGCTTGCAACTAGATTTATAGTTGCTGTGCTTTCCGTATCATCCATTTTATTTTTTTCAGCAGTAATCCCTGTCATTATTTCAACGGATATACCAATACCGATATCTAAGATGATTATTATATGGTTTCAGAGAGTTGTGCTAACGTTATTTATCATCATACCAATAGCAAAGTTAATTTTTTGA
- a CDS encoding CaiB/BaiF CoA transferase family protein has protein sequence MKPLEGIKVLDFTRVLAGPFATKILADFGAEVIKIERTGHGDDTRSFGPFQNGLSGYFVYLNTGKKSVELNLKDPDSICLLKEMVKDVDVVIENFRPGIMRKFNLDYASLKAMKPNIIYASISGFGQEGVWSNKPAYDLIAQAAGGIMSINGYPDSPPTRVGASLGDTSAGLNAAIGITTALFHRERTGEGQHIDVAMVDSIYALLESNVMRYTVDENVPQRIGNRHPISAPFDIYQSKEGYLAIAIANESLFERFTTLIHREDMLEDERFRTDNNRQKYQELLKAEIENWLRPYTATEAAALLEQGGVPCSVIHDIKDISESAYIKERNMLVDVNQLEHGLFKIPGNPIKLSSLKQTNIQPAPELGEHTEAILEKYKEMMK, from the coding sequence GTGAAACCATTAGAGGGGATAAAAGTGTTAGATTTTACAAGGGTTTTAGCTGGTCCATTTGCTACAAAAATACTAGCAGATTTTGGTGCTGAAGTTATAAAAATAGAAAGAACAGGGCATGGAGACGATACACGTTCTTTTGGACCATTTCAAAATGGGTTAAGTGGCTATTTTGTTTATTTAAATACTGGAAAAAAGAGCGTTGAACTAAACTTAAAAGACCCTGACTCTATTTGTTTATTAAAGGAAATGGTGAAAGATGTAGATGTCGTAATTGAAAATTTTAGACCTGGAATTATGCGCAAATTTAATTTAGATTACGCATCTCTAAAAGCTATGAAACCAAATATTATTTATGCTTCTATTTCCGGTTTTGGACAAGAAGGCGTCTGGAGTAATAAGCCTGCCTATGATCTTATTGCACAAGCCGCGGGAGGCATAATGAGTATTAATGGTTATCCTGATTCACCACCAACACGTGTTGGTGCTTCCTTAGGAGATACTAGTGCTGGTTTAAATGCAGCGATTGGGATCACTACTGCTTTATTTCATAGAGAGCGAACGGGGGAAGGGCAGCATATTGATGTGGCGATGGTAGACTCGATATATGCATTATTGGAGAGTAATGTGATGCGGTATACAGTAGATGAAAATGTTCCACAACGAATTGGAAATCGGCACCCGATAAGTGCACCGTTCGATATATATCAATCAAAAGAAGGATATTTAGCTATTGCTATTGCTAATGAATCATTGTTTGAAAGATTTACTACATTAATTCATCGGGAAGATATGCTAGAGGATGAACGTTTTCGTACAGATAACAACAGACAGAAATACCAAGAGTTATTAAAAGCCGAAATAGAAAATTGGTTACGTCCATACACTGCAACAGAGGCAGCAGCTTTACTTGAACAAGGGGGGGTACCTTGTTCTGTTATACACGACATAAAAGATATTTCTGAAAGTGCCTATATAAAAGAGAGAAATATGCTTGTAGATGTGAATCAATTAGAACATGGTTTGTTTAAAATACCTGGAAATCCTATTAAGTTATCAAGCTTAAAACAAACGAATATTCAGCCAGCCCCAGAGCTTGGAGAGCATACAGAAGCTATACTTGAAAAATATAAGGAGATGATGAAATGA
- a CDS encoding acyl-CoA dehydrogenase family protein: MNFGYTEEQISIRSMVRDYAKNVLTPRAKEWDEKNAFPLEHVKSMGELGLLGIAYPEEFGGVGADSITEAIAVEEITYGCAATGSILTAHYLGIDGLFLAGSVEQKREYLIPGCKGEKLFAFGLTEPIGGTDVGSMKTTAVKDGDDYVLNGMKHFITNGKYADIIIVYAKTDTSKGNKGISAFIVENGTEGLSFGVGDDKMGIRGATTDEVIFENCRIPKENLLGEEGDGFKLAMQVVDRGRIGIAAMAVGLSQAALDAAVQYAKERPAFGNPIAEYQGLQWMMAEMKADLEVSRMYTYYAASLKDGGGRISQEAAIAKLITSEASQRIVHKAVQIHGGYGYMKEFPVERYYRDQRILEIFEGTSQIQKIVIASHLLK; the protein is encoded by the coding sequence ATGAATTTTGGGTATACGGAGGAACAAATCAGTATTCGAAGCATGGTTCGTGATTATGCGAAAAATGTATTGACGCCCCGAGCAAAAGAATGGGATGAGAAAAATGCATTCCCTTTGGAGCACGTAAAGTCTATGGGGGAACTTGGATTGTTAGGGATAGCATACCCAGAAGAATTTGGCGGTGTAGGTGCTGACTCTATAACGGAAGCAATAGCAGTTGAAGAAATAACATACGGCTGTGCTGCAACTGGTTCTATATTAACAGCCCATTACTTAGGAATTGATGGTTTATTCTTAGCAGGGAGTGTTGAACAAAAAAGAGAGTACTTAATCCCTGGTTGTAAAGGTGAAAAGCTCTTTGCATTTGGGTTAACAGAACCGATTGGGGGAACAGATGTAGGTTCCATGAAAACGACAGCCGTAAAAGATGGCGATGATTATGTTTTAAACGGTATGAAACATTTTATTACTAATGGTAAATATGCTGATATTATTATTGTTTATGCGAAAACGGATACATCAAAAGGAAATAAAGGCATTAGTGCTTTTATAGTAGAAAACGGAACAGAAGGCCTCTCGTTTGGAGTAGGGGATGACAAAATGGGGATTAGGGGAGCTACCACAGATGAAGTGATTTTTGAAAACTGTCGTATACCAAAAGAAAACCTTCTAGGAGAAGAGGGAGATGGTTTTAAGCTTGCTATGCAAGTTGTGGATAGGGGAAGGATTGGCATTGCGGCGATGGCTGTAGGTTTATCACAAGCTGCTTTAGATGCAGCAGTTCAATATGCTAAAGAAAGGCCAGCATTTGGCAACCCCATTGCGGAATATCAAGGTTTGCAGTGGATGATGGCTGAAATGAAAGCTGATTTAGAAGTATCTCGTATGTACACGTATTACGCAGCTTCATTAAAGGATGGTGGGGGAAGAATTTCTCAGGAAGCAGCTATTGCAAAATTAATAACGTCTGAAGCGAGTCAAAGAATTGTGCATAAAGCAGTTCAAATTCATGGCGGTTATGGATACATGAAGGAGTTTCCAGTAGAAAGATATTATCGCGATCAACGAATATTAGAGATATTTGAAGGCACGTCTCAAATACAAAAAATTGTTATCGCTAGTCACTTATTAAAATAA
- the hutU gene encoding urocanate hydratase codes for MMNTNQVIKAPTGSELTCKGWQQEAAMRMLMNNLDPQVAENPDELVVYGGIGKAARNWESFHKIIATLKKLENDETLIVQSGKPVAVFKTHDHAPRVLIANSNIVPSWANWNHFYKLESEGLMMYGQMTAGSWIYIGAQGILQGTYLSFVEAGKKAFGSTDLSGRLILTGGMGGMSGAQPLAGKMAGAVTLVVEVERKRIERKINEGYCDYLVTDIDEALQLVNKYRQKREAVSIGLVGNCADVFPAIYEKGIVPDIVTDQTSAHDPINGYIPNGMCFEQALVLRKKDPKAYEEKAKATMGVHVQAMLDFQASGSEVFDYGNNIRAYAKETGVENAFDFPGFVPAYIRPLFCEGKGPFRWAALSGDPEDIYRTDRLVKEMFAEDESLVKWINMAQKMIQWQGLPSRICWLGYGDRHRFALEVNKLVATGEMKAPIVFGRDHLDSGSVASPNRETEGMKDGSDAVSDWPILNALLNTAGGASWVSVHHGGGVGMGYSQHAGQVIVADGTKEAAEKIKRVLITDPGMGVARHVDAGYDIAIETAKEKGIYIPMMDSEV; via the coding sequence ATGATGAATACAAATCAAGTCATTAAGGCACCTACGGGGTCAGAATTAACATGTAAAGGTTGGCAGCAAGAAGCAGCAATGAGGATGTTAATGAATAATTTAGACCCACAAGTAGCAGAAAATCCAGATGAATTAGTTGTCTATGGTGGGATAGGCAAAGCAGCAAGGAATTGGGAATCTTTCCATAAAATAATTGCTACGTTGAAAAAGCTGGAAAACGATGAGACACTAATTGTACAATCAGGGAAGCCTGTAGCTGTATTTAAAACACATGACCATGCACCTCGTGTATTAATCGCCAACTCAAATATCGTGCCCAGTTGGGCAAATTGGAATCACTTTTATAAATTGGAAAGTGAAGGCCTTATGATGTATGGGCAAATGACAGCTGGTAGCTGGATATATATTGGAGCACAAGGCATTTTACAAGGAACTTATTTGAGCTTTGTAGAAGCTGGCAAAAAAGCGTTTGGATCAACAGATCTATCCGGAAGACTTATTTTAACAGGTGGCATGGGAGGTATGAGTGGTGCGCAACCATTAGCAGGGAAAATGGCTGGAGCGGTTACGCTTGTAGTCGAAGTAGAAAGAAAACGAATTGAACGCAAAATAAATGAGGGCTATTGTGATTACTTGGTTACCGACATAGACGAGGCTTTACAGCTAGTGAATAAATATCGCCAAAAAAGGGAAGCCGTTTCCATTGGTCTTGTTGGTAATTGTGCTGATGTATTTCCAGCTATTTATGAAAAGGGAATCGTCCCAGACATTGTAACAGATCAAACGAGCGCGCATGACCCAATAAATGGATATATACCAAATGGAATGTGTTTCGAACAAGCTTTGGTATTAAGAAAGAAGGATCCTAAAGCTTATGAAGAAAAGGCAAAAGCTACTATGGGTGTTCATGTTCAGGCAATGTTGGATTTTCAAGCATCTGGTTCTGAAGTGTTTGATTATGGCAATAATATTCGAGCTTATGCGAAAGAAACGGGAGTGGAAAATGCTTTTGATTTTCCTGGCTTTGTTCCTGCTTATATCCGTCCGCTATTTTGTGAAGGGAAAGGGCCATTTCGTTGGGCAGCCCTTTCAGGTGATCCAGAGGATATTTACCGTACGGACCGTCTAGTTAAAGAAATGTTTGCTGAAGATGAGTCTCTTGTAAAGTGGATAAATATGGCGCAAAAAATGATACAATGGCAAGGGCTTCCTTCTCGCATCTGCTGGCTCGGATATGGAGATCGTCATCGTTTTGCATTAGAAGTTAACAAGTTGGTTGCTACAGGGGAAATGAAAGCTCCTATTGTATTCGGTCGTGATCATCTTGATTCAGGGTCGGTAGCTTCTCCAAATCGAGAGACAGAAGGGATGAAAGATGGAAGTGATGCCGTATCTGATTGGCCAATATTGAATGCACTCCTTAATACTGCTGGTGGTGCTAGTTGGGTTAGCGTACATCATGGTGGTGGAGTGGGTATGGGATATTCACAGCATGCGGGTCAAGTTATCGTAGCAGATGGCACGAAAGAAGCAGCTGAAAAAATAAAGCGGGTTTTAATCACCGATCCTGGCATGGGAGTAGCAAGGCATGTGGACGCTGGATATGATATTGCTATTGAAACAGCAAAAGAGAAAGGAATTTACATTCCGATGATGGATTCCGAAGTATAG
- the hutG gene encoding formimidoylglutamase, whose translation MYSMTEKQWWSGRVDHATDPAYFRFHQAIQLKDIASRKRDNDLKGSIALIGFSSDEGVRRNKGRVGAAKAPYEIRSVLANLAYHLEKLSIFDVGNVSCIHQQLEESQEELGKYMHYLLQAQSTPIILGGGHETLYGHYLGARQYVNQTTKLGIINIDAHFDLRNDFLPTSGTMFKQILEQDKFAGYLCLGIQKWGNTQALFQEAAQYQSNYILAEDVANDSQTIKLIDDFTKQHDYIIFTLCMDAVEATAAPGVSAPSPLGLEPKIVRDLIRYIVAKPNLLSMDISEVNPVVDENNKTVKLAAYFIADAMQSMQNRKNML comes from the coding sequence ATGTACTCGATGACAGAAAAACAATGGTGGTCTGGGAGGGTAGATCATGCAACAGATCCAGCTTACTTTCGGTTTCACCAAGCTATTCAATTGAAAGACATTGCATCACGTAAACGAGATAATGATTTAAAGGGATCCATAGCTTTGATTGGATTTTCTTCTGATGAGGGTGTTCGCAGGAACAAAGGTCGAGTCGGTGCGGCAAAAGCGCCATATGAAATTAGATCTGTACTGGCAAATTTAGCTTACCATTTAGAAAAATTGTCTATATTTGACGTAGGGAATGTAAGTTGTATACATCAACAATTAGAAGAATCACAAGAAGAATTAGGGAAATACATGCATTATTTACTACAAGCACAATCCACACCAATCATACTTGGAGGAGGACATGAAACATTATATGGACATTATCTTGGTGCACGTCAATATGTCAATCAAACAACAAAATTGGGGATAATCAATATTGATGCGCATTTTGATTTACGAAATGATTTTCTGCCAACTTCAGGTACGATGTTTAAACAGATATTGGAGCAAGATAAGTTTGCGGGGTATTTATGTTTAGGTATTCAAAAATGGGGAAACACGCAAGCTCTTTTTCAAGAAGCAGCTCAGTATCAAAGTAATTATATTTTAGCTGAGGACGTAGCCAATGATAGCCAAACTATAAAATTGATAGACGATTTTACGAAACAGCATGATTATATTATCTTTACTTTATGTATGGACGCGGTGGAAGCAACTGCAGCTCCAGGTGTGAGCGCTCCATCTCCGCTTGGGTTAGAGCCTAAAATAGTTAGAGACTTGATACGGTATATAGTAGCCAAACCGAATTTGCTTAGTATGGATATTTCCGAGGTAAACCCTGTTGTTGATGAAAATAATAAAACAGTAAAATTAGCTGCTTATTTCATTGCAGATGCTATGCAATCCATGCAAAATAGAAAAAATATGCTATGA
- the hutI gene encoding imidazolonepropionase: MSNSIFVKNAAQVITMQGHTDKPAKKEAMQQLSIVENGSVLAQDGEIIAVGTEAEIKNNYPDVVRNAKEIHATGKIVTPGLIDPHTHLVHAGTRENEYAMRLKGKTYMDIMHAGGGIHATTEATQKAGFEQLYQTSKKRLDTFLLHGVTTVEAKSGYGLTTEHELKQLEVAQQLNKDHVIDIVSTFMGAHAIPIAEKDQPEKFVDKVIDEMLPEVAKRNLAVFNDVFCERGVFTPEQSKRILEAGKQYGLIPKIHADEIEPYGGAELAAEVGAISADHLLKASEIGMTKMAENDVVGVLLPGTAFFLMAAFADARKMIDNGVAVALSTDANPGSSPTLSLQFIMNLGCLKMGMTPEEVLMATTINAAHAINCAKEVGSLEVGKKADITIFDVPNYLTLSYQYGMNHVDTVIKNGEIVVEERHLAYY, translated from the coding sequence ATGTCAAACTCTATATTTGTGAAAAATGCAGCGCAGGTAATTACGATGCAAGGTCATACAGATAAACCAGCTAAAAAAGAAGCGATGCAGCAATTAAGCATTGTTGAGAATGGGAGTGTGTTAGCTCAAGACGGAGAAATTATAGCAGTAGGTACGGAAGCAGAAATAAAAAACAATTATCCAGACGTAGTTAGAAATGCGAAAGAAATTCATGCAACAGGAAAAATTGTCACACCTGGACTTATTGATCCACATACACATCTTGTGCATGCTGGAACGAGAGAAAATGAGTATGCGATGCGTTTAAAAGGAAAGACGTATATGGATATTATGCATGCAGGTGGCGGAATTCATGCAACGACAGAAGCGACGCAAAAAGCAGGTTTTGAACAACTTTATCAAACGTCAAAAAAAAGGTTAGATACGTTTCTATTACATGGTGTGACAACAGTTGAAGCGAAAAGTGGCTATGGTCTTACAACAGAGCACGAATTAAAGCAATTGGAAGTAGCGCAGCAGTTAAATAAGGACCATGTCATTGATATTGTATCTACATTTATGGGGGCGCATGCAATTCCAATTGCGGAAAAAGACCAGCCAGAAAAATTTGTCGATAAAGTGATTGATGAAATGCTCCCAGAAGTAGCCAAGCGAAATTTAGCAGTTTTTAACGATGTATTTTGTGAGCGAGGTGTATTCACGCCTGAACAATCCAAACGAATTTTAGAAGCAGGAAAGCAATATGGTCTCATCCCCAAAATTCATGCTGATGAAATAGAGCCATATGGTGGAGCGGAGTTAGCAGCGGAAGTAGGTGCTATTTCTGCTGATCATTTGTTAAAAGCTTCTGAAATAGGAATGACTAAAATGGCAGAAAACGATGTCGTTGGCGTCCTTCTTCCTGGCACTGCTTTTTTCCTAATGGCGGCATTTGCAGACGCTCGGAAGATGATTGATAATGGAGTTGCTGTTGCATTATCAACGGATGCTAATCCAGGGTCTTCTCCAACATTATCATTGCAATTCATTATGAATTTAGGTTGTTTAAAGATGGGGATGACACCAGAAGAAGTGCTTATGGCAACAACAATAAATGCTGCTCACGCTATTAACTGTGCAAAAGAGGTTGGTAGTTTAGAAGTTGGTAAAAAAGCAGATATAACGATTTTTGATGTACCTAACTACTTAACATTATCCTATCAGTATGGGATGAATCATGTAGATACAGTGATTAAAAATGGGGAAATTGTTGTGGAAGAGAGACATTTAGCGTATTACTAA
- the hutP gene encoding hut operon transcriptional regulator HutP, whose amino-acid sequence MNNHLRIGKIATLHVMLDEEERTYFSSAFETVQICEGKVGSMELQKVISSVETAVKRSGMIEEKLYRETHALYHAILEALEGVTRGQWALGEMMRTVGLRFAVVRGKPYELEQEGEWIAVAFYGTIGAPIRGLEHEAIGLGINHI is encoded by the coding sequence ATGAATAACCATTTGCGTATTGGCAAGATTGCGACTTTACATGTCATGCTGGATGAGGAAGAACGTACTTACTTCTCATCTGCTTTTGAAACCGTGCAGATTTGTGAGGGGAAAGTAGGGTCAATGGAATTACAGAAGGTTATTTCCTCTGTAGAAACCGCTGTTAAACGGAGTGGAATGATTGAAGAAAAGCTGTACCGTGAAACGCATGCATTATATCATGCTATATTGGAAGCGCTTGAAGGTGTGACGCGAGGGCAGTGGGCGCTTGGAGAGATGATGCGAACGGTTGGTTTGCGCTTTGCTGTCGTACGCGGAAAGCCGTACGAGCTTGAACAAGAAGGCGAGTGGATAGCGGTAGCCTTTTATGGGACAATTGGAGCGCCCATAAGAGGGCTGGAACACGAAGCAATTGGCTTAGGAATTAATCATATATAA
- the hutH gene encoding histidine ammonia-lyase produces MVELTGHSLTVDEVRRVCVNMEDISICKESMEKVKASRNSVDQIVANQETVYGINTGFGKLSDVIINNDNVSDLQLNLIRSHACGVGEPFSETISRAMLLLRLNALVKGFSGVRPTLVHLLADLINKQVHPVIPQQGSLGASGDLAPLAHVALVLIGEGNVFGKNGEIRSTETVFSEKEIVPITLQSKEGLALINGTQAMVAVGIMNYIETEKLAFDSEWIAAMTMEGLEGIIDAFHPAVHEVRGYPQQIAVAERMREWFKGSKLITRQGEKRVQDAYSLRCIPQVHGASWQALDYVKEKLEIEINAATDNPLILNDGKLIVSGGNFHGQPIALAMDFLKIAVAELANISERRVERLVNPQLNDLPAFLSPSPGLESGAMIMQYVAASLVSENKTLAHPASVDSIPSSANQEDHVSMGTIGARHAKIIIDNTRKVITIECICALEAVEYRGVDKMAPKIRGKWEEHRGIVPRITKDRVFSEDIERLSDTLRSY; encoded by the coding sequence ATGGTGGAATTAACAGGTCATTCATTAACGGTCGATGAAGTGAGGCGTGTTTGCGTTAATATGGAAGATATATCTATATGCAAAGAAAGCATGGAAAAAGTTAAAGCAAGTCGTAATAGCGTCGATCAAATAGTAGCAAATCAGGAAACAGTTTACGGTATAAATACAGGATTTGGGAAACTTAGTGATGTTATCATTAATAATGATAACGTAAGCGATTTACAATTGAACCTAATTCGTTCGCACGCTTGTGGAGTCGGCGAGCCTTTTTCTGAAACAATTTCTCGGGCTATGCTATTACTACGACTAAATGCTCTAGTGAAAGGTTTTTCTGGTGTTAGGCCAACATTGGTACACTTACTAGCTGATCTGATTAACAAACAAGTTCATCCAGTTATTCCGCAACAAGGATCATTAGGGGCTTCTGGTGATTTAGCTCCACTTGCGCATGTAGCTTTAGTGTTGATAGGAGAAGGCAACGTTTTTGGTAAGAACGGCGAAATAAGATCTACAGAAACTGTTTTCTCAGAAAAAGAAATAGTCCCAATCACGTTACAGTCTAAGGAAGGGCTTGCGTTAATTAATGGAACGCAAGCAATGGTGGCAGTAGGTATCATGAATTATATTGAAACGGAAAAACTAGCGTTTGATAGTGAATGGATTGCAGCAATGACGATGGAAGGACTTGAAGGTATTATCGATGCATTTCATCCAGCCGTTCATGAAGTGCGGGGTTACCCTCAACAGATAGCTGTAGCAGAGCGAATGAGGGAGTGGTTTAAAGGAAGCAAGTTAATCACACGTCAAGGTGAAAAACGAGTACAGGATGCGTATTCATTACGGTGCATTCCACAAGTTCATGGAGCTTCATGGCAGGCATTGGATTATGTGAAAGAGAAGTTAGAGATAGAAATAAATGCAGCCACAGATAATCCGTTAATTTTAAATGATGGAAAGTTGATCGTTTCAGGCGGGAATTTTCACGGGCAGCCAATTGCTTTAGCAATGGATTTTTTGAAAATTGCAGTTGCTGAGTTAGCAAATATTTCTGAGCGTAGGGTGGAAAGGTTAGTTAACCCGCAGTTAAATGATTTGCCAGCTTTCCTTAGCCCGTCACCAGGACTCGAATCAGGAGCTATGATTATGCAATATGTTGCTGCCTCCTTAGTATCAGAAAACAAGACGCTGGCGCATCCAGCTAGTGTGGACTCTATTCCGTCTTCTGCTAATCAGGAAGATCATGTAAGTATGGGGACCATCGGAGCTAGACATGCAAAAATAATTATTGATAATACGCGAAAAGTTATTACTATAGAATGTATTTGTGCTCTTGAAGCTGTAGAATATAGGGGAGTTGATAAGATGGCTCCAAAGATAAGAGGAAAATGGGAGGAACATAGGGGAATTGTTCCAAGGATTACTAAAGATCGTGTATTTTCTGAAGATATAGAAAGGTTATCCGATACACTACGAAGCTATTAA
- a CDS encoding NAD(P)H-dependent flavin oxidoreductase — MKTNEAIQEMKASMRLPIVMAPMFLVSSPKMVTEACAAGIVGTFPALNARTKEILEHWMEQITNELEEMKKDNPNKKIAPWGINFITHRSNKRYTEDLQLIEKYKPPIVITSLGDPSPVVKIAHEYGGIVFSDVIDIKFAKKAIAKGADGLVLVASGAGGHAGQLNPISFLHEVRSFFLGPVILAGGMSKGEDILASEVLGADFVYMGTRFIPSKESEASQDYKQMIVDSAIEDIIYTDAFSGVHANYLIPSITKAGLDPTNLKPKQEIDFNKLQTEAKAWKDIWGAGQGIGPIKEIQTISEIVDELETSYEKGIRNIKQRNAVYMK; from the coding sequence ATGAAGACTAACGAAGCAATTCAAGAAATGAAAGCGTCTATGCGTTTGCCAATTGTTATGGCACCAATGTTTTTAGTTTCTAGTCCTAAAATGGTTACAGAAGCTTGTGCAGCAGGAATTGTAGGGACATTTCCTGCATTAAATGCAAGAACAAAAGAAATATTGGAGCATTGGATGGAACAAATTACTAACGAGTTAGAGGAGATGAAAAAAGATAATCCAAATAAAAAAATTGCTCCGTGGGGAATAAATTTTATAACGCATCGTTCTAATAAGCGTTATACGGAGGATTTACAATTAATAGAAAAATATAAACCACCAATTGTCATTACTTCTTTAGGTGATCCTAGTCCAGTTGTGAAAATTGCTCATGAATATGGTGGAATTGTTTTTTCAGATGTCATTGATATCAAATTTGCTAAAAAAGCAATAGCAAAAGGAGCAGATGGACTTGTTTTAGTAGCAAGTGGTGCAGGTGGTCACGCAGGGCAGCTAAATCCGATATCATTTCTGCATGAGGTTCGTTCTTTCTTTTTAGGTCCGGTTATCTTAGCTGGCGGAATGTCAAAAGGAGAGGATATTCTAGCTTCTGAAGTACTTGGAGCAGATTTTGTTTATATGGGGACGCGATTTATCCCGTCAAAAGAAAGTGAAGCTTCTCAAGATTATAAGCAAATGATTGTTGATTCTGCTATTGAAGATATTATTTATACGGATGCTTTTAGTGGGGTACATGCTAATTACCTTATCCCGAGTATTACAAAAGCAGGGTTAGACCCAACTAACTTAAAACCGAAGCAGGAAATCGATTTTAATAAGCTGCAAACGGAGGCAAAAGCATGGAAAGATATTTGGGGTGCTGGACAAGGAATTGGTCCTATTAAAGAGATTCAAACTATTTCAGAAATTGTGGATGAGCTAGAAACCTCCTATGAAAAAGGAATACGAAATATAAAACAACGAAATGCTGTATACATGAAATAA